One window of the Eucalyptus grandis isolate ANBG69807.140 chromosome 8, ASM1654582v1, whole genome shotgun sequence genome contains the following:
- the LOC108954822 gene encoding major strawberry allergen Fra a 1.04, with translation MGVTTFTQEFTTPITPSRMLFRALIVDSHYLIPKIAPLGIKSIEFVEGDGRDGRAGSIKVTNFAEGDVIFDKIESIVYEVQFLASSVGRCLCKMIGGYHTRGDVELNEDDIKQGKEKAMGLYKVVEEYVLGNPNVYV, from the exons ATGGGTGTCACCACATTTACCCAAGAATTCACCACTCCCATTACTCCATCTAGAATGTTGTTCAGGGCTTTGATTGTTGATTCTCACTACCTGATTCCCAAGATTGCCCCTTTGGGTATTAAGAGCATTGAGtttgttgaaggagatggaagagatggaAGAGCTGGAAGTATTAAAGTCACCAACTTTGCTGAAG GTGACGTGATATTTGACAAGATCGAATCGATTGTGTATGAGGTTCAATTCTTGGCTTCGAGCGTTGGTAGATGCCTTTGCAAGATGATTGGTGGGTACCACACAAGAGGGGATGTGGAGCTTAACGAAGATGATATCAAGCAAGGCAAAGAAAAGGCTATGGGACTCTACAAAGTCGTTGAAGAGTACGTATTGGGTAACCCTAATGTCTATGTTTAA